The DNA segment AGCCGCGGGATCGACCGCATCGACGAGGTCGCCGCGGCGGTCGTCGACCGGCTCACCGAGCGCGGTCTCGACCCCGTGGTGGTGCCGGCGATGGGCAGTCACGGCGGCGCGACCCCCGAGGGGCAACGCGAGGTGCTGGAAGCGCTCGGGGTCACCGAGGAGACGGTCGGCGCCCCGATCGACGCCCGAATGGCAGCCGAGGAGCTGGCGACGGTGACCGTGGGCGACGCCGACCTCCCCGTGTACTTCTCGGAGGCGGCGCTCGCGGCCGACGCCGTCCTCGTCGTGAACCGCGTGAAGGCGCACACCAACTTCACCGGACCCGTCGAGAGCGGGCTCGCGAAGATGACCGTCGTCGGGCTGGGCAAGCAGCGCGGCGCGAAGTCGTTCCACTCGACGGCGATCGCCGAGGGGTACGTCGAGGCGCTGACGGCCGCGCTCGACGTCATCGAGCGCGAGACGCCGCTCCTCGGCGGGATCGCGCTCGTCGAGAACTTCGAGGAGGAGGTCGGGCACCTGGAGGCCGTCCCCGCGGGCTCGTTCATCGACCGCGAGCCGGAGCTGCTGGAGCGCGCGTACGAGGAGATGCCGACGCTCCCGATCGACGACGTCGACCTCCTCGTCGTCGACGAGATCGGCAAGGAGATCTCCGGCGCCGGGATGGACACGAACGTCATCGGTCGCTACCGCGTCCTCAACGCGCCCGACCCGGAGACGCCCGACGTCGACCTCATCTACGTGCGGGGGTTGACCGAGGCGACGAAGGGGAACGGCAACGGGATCGGGCTCGCGGACCTCACTCGGCGGAGCGCGGTCGACCAGCTGGACCTGAAGAAGACGTACGCGAACGCGCTCACCAGCGGGTCGCTCGCGAAGTCGAAGCTCCCCGTGGTGGCGCCGGACGACGAGTTCGCGCTCCGGACCGCGCTGGCGGCGCTCGGCGGCTACGACCCCGAGACCGTCCGCATCGTCTGGATCCGGAACACGCAGGACCTCGGGGAGCTCCGCGTCTCCGACGCCGGCGTCGACGACCTCCCCGCGGCGGCGACGGTGGTCGGCCGGGAGACGGTCGGGTTCGAGGACGGGACGGCGGGGTTCGAGGCCTCGGCCGACGACGGCTCGGGCGCGTAGGGCGGTCCCGGCCCCTTGCCTCTAGGGAAACGTTTTCACGCCGCACTCGGGATGAGTGAGACATGGACCTACAGATCGACGGGAACGCGGCCCTCGTCACGGCGTCGTCCAGCGGACTCGGCAAGGCATCGGCGAAGGCGTTGGCCCGCGAGGGCGTCGACGTCGTCATCAACGGCCGCGACGAGGAGCGACTGGCGGCCGCGAAAGAGGAGGTCGAGGCGGTCGCGACCGGCGAGGTCGTCGCGCAGCCGGCCGACCTGACCGACGCCGACGAGGTGGCGGCCCTGGTGGAGACCACGGTCGACGAGTTCGGCACGATCGACCACCTCGTGACGAGCGCGGGCGGCCCGCCGTCGGGCGCCTTCCTCGACACCGACGACGAGGACTGGCAGCACGCCTACGACCTGCTCGTGATGAGCGTCGTCCGGCTGGCGCGGGAGTCGTACCCGCACCTCAAGGAGGGCGACGGCGGCACCATCGTCAACATCACCTCCCGGAGCGTGAAGGAGGCCATCGATAGCCTCGTGCTGTCGAACTCCGTCCGGATGAGCGTCATCGGGTTAGAGAAGACGCTCTCGAAGGAGTTCGCGCCGGAGGTACGCGCGAACGCCGTCCTCCCCGGCCCTCACGAGACGAGCCGCATCCGCGACCTCGTCGAGGCCGCCGTCGAGCGCGGCGACTACGACTCCTACGAGGAGGGGCTCGACGACTGGGCGGGGAACCCGCTGGAGCGCATCGGCGACCCGATGGAGCTCGGCAACACCGTCGCGTTCCTCTCGTCGCCGAAGTCCGGCTACGTCAACGGCACCGCGCTCCCGATCGACGGCGGCTCGACCGGGGCGAACCTATGAGACCGGTCGCGTTCGACGAGGCGGAGACGTACGAGCCCGAGAAGGGGTGGCGGCGCGTGTCGATGGCCGGCAGCGACCAGTTCTCCTTCGAGTGGTTCGAGAAGCCGCCGGGACACAGCTCGCCGATGCACGACCACGAGAACGAGCAGGTCTGCCTCTGCTTGGAGGGCGAGCTCACGGTCGCCACCGAGGACGACGAAGTGACGCTCCAGAAGAACGACTCCGTCTTGCTGGAGTCCAACGAGGCCCACAGAGTGGAGAACACCGGCGACGAGCGCGCGGTCGGCCTCGACGTGTTCGCGCCCGGGCGCTCGTTCGACTTCTGGACGGACCGCGAGGAGTGAGATGAACGGAGCGAACGCGCGAAACGGGGCGGTCTCCGGATGAAGTACCTCGCACGCACCGCGACCGGCGACCCCCTGCTCGGCGACGAGAGGGGGTACGTCCCCCTCGGCGCGGTCGAGCCCGACCTGGAGAGCGTCCGCGACGCGCTCCCCCGGGCGGCCGCGGGGACGCTCGGCGACGTCGCCGACGCGACCGCCGACGCCGTCCCGGCCGAGGACGTCTCGTTCGGCGCGCCGCTGGAATCGTTCGGGAAGCTGTGGGGGATCGGGCTGAACTACGAGGAGCACGCCGGCGACCTCGACGAGCAGCGCCCGACGGAGCCGGCGAGCTTCATGAAGCCGTCGTCGGTCCTGACGGGGCCGGGCGGCCCGATCCGGCTGCCGCCGACCGAGCAGAGCGAGCGGGTGACCGCCGAGGCGGAGCTGGCCGTCGTGATGGGCCGAACCTGCCGGAACGTCGACGAGGGCGACGTGGACGGCGTGATCGCGGGGTTCCTCCCCGTGATCGACATGACGGCCGAGGACGTGCTCCAGCGGAACCCGCGCTTCCTCACGCGGGCGAAGAGCTACGACACGTTCCTCGTGCCCGGCGCCGCGCTCGCGGTGCCGGAGGAGCCGCTCGACTTGGAGTCGCTCTCGGTGCGGACCGAGGTCAACGGCGAGGTCCGGGCGGAAAACGAGATCCGGAACATGCTGTTCCCGCCGGCGGAGATCGTCTCGTTCCACTCCGACGTGATGACGCTGGAGCCGGGCGACCTGTTCAGCACCGGAACGCCCGGCGCGGCGCCCATCGACCCCGGCGACGAGGTGCGGGCGGTCGTCGAGTCGATCGGCACGGTCGACGCGCCGGTGACGCGGTAGGAGGGCCGGACGCGACCCGCGGCGGCGACGGACCGAGCCTCTGCCCGTTGTCGTCGGCCGGCACTGGCAGCCATCTTTATTACCCGCTGTTCGGTTAGGTTTCCGTATGTACCGCGTACTGCTCCCCGTCGGCGGGGAGGCCGAGCACGTACTGGCCGCGGCGGACGCCGTCGCGTCGCTGCCGAACGCCGCCGACGAGGTCGAGGCGGTGATACTCAACGTCTACGAGGGGTTCGAGGTCAGCGGCGAGGGAGGCCGCGTCGACTCCGAGGACGTGTGGAACGAGGAGAACTACCCGGAGAGCGTCGACGCCGTCGAGGACCGGCTGACGGAGGCCGGCGTCGAGACGACCAGGCGGCGCGAGCACGGCGACCCCGCCGAGACGATCATCGAGGTCGCCGAGGAACTCGACGTCGACAACGTCACCATGAGCGGGCGCCGCCGGAGCCCGACCGGCAAGATGCTGTTCGGGAGCACGACCCAGTCGGTGTTGCTCGCGGCCGACCGACCGGTGACGGTCATCCTCGACGAATAACCCGTCGGCCGCGACGTGTTCGGCGGTCGTCACGACGGGGAATATTCTCCCCGTTTAAACTGAAACAAACAGATACATTGTTAATGATCGACTGATTTTACACGGTTGAGCATGGCAGAAAACTCAGTCAATCGACGCAAGTTCCTGTACGGCACGGGCGCGGTAGGCATCACCGGACTCGCCGGATGTAGCGGCGGCGACGGTGGGGACGGTTCCGACGGCTCTGACGGTTCCGACGGTTCCGACGGTTCCGACGGCTCTGACGGTTCCGACGGTTCCGACGGTTCCGACGGCGGCAGCGAGGACCTCTCGCTGCGCGTCGGGACGTCGGCCGGCGGGACGCAGGACGTCGGCCTCGCCGTCGAGCGCGCGGTGAGCCAGGAGAGCGACACCCTGAGCTACTCGACGATCGAGAGCCCGGGCTACATCGGGACGATCCGCCGGATGGCGAACAACCAGTTCAACGCCGGCATCACCGACAACAACTCGCTGGCGAAGGCGCTCGACGACAGGGGCGCGTTCGAGGAGCAGGGCGTCGAGCGCATCCCGCAGTACGGCTTCTACGCGTTCCCGTACAGCATCTACGTCATCGCCCGCGACGGCACGGGGATCGAGACGTTCGACGACCTCGCCGGCGCGAACGTCTACCCGGCGGAGCCGGGCTACTCGACGCGTGCGACGACGCTCGACGTCTGGTCGCAGGAGCCGACGGCTGACGTCTACGAGGAGATGAACATCCAGAACATGGGCGTCGACTCCGCGCCCGGCGCGATGGAGGAGGGCAACATCGACGCCTGCATCGCGTACGGGACGCCCGGCGTGCGGTACACCGGGTTCGTTCAGGAGATCGCCTCCCGGATCGACGTCCACTACGTCGAGCCGACGGACGCGCTTCGGGAGTCCGCCGAGTCGTACCCGGGCGCCGGGTTCGGCACCACGAGCTACGACGAGTGGCCCATCGCGGACACCGACATCGGCACCGACGAGGTGTTCCACTGGAACCTCGAAGTGAACTACACGTTCAACCCCGAGGCGAACCCGGACGCCGTCTACGAGCTGTGCCGCGTCGTCGACGAGCACAACGACACGGTCAACGAGGGCGAAGAGCAGTTCAACGACTTCGAATCCACCGCGGACATGCTCGGCTCGGCCCGCGAGAACATCCCGGTCCACCGCGGCGCCGTGCAGTACTACAAGGACAACGACGCGTGGGACGACAGCCTGACCGAAGGCGACAGCGCCTGATCGGCGGGTAAACCGGCTTTCCTCCCCGCTCTCCGGGGCGTACCGATCAGTAATTTAAAATCCTCGAACACGTAATCGACAATCCAGACACCAACCATGACACGACCCACCACGCCCGGGCGGACGAATATCATCTCTAACGTACGCTGGCACCAATGAGCACGGAAACGGCCTCGACGGAGCCCGACTCCGGACTGCTTCGGGGGCTCGACGTCACGGTCACGGCGGCGGCGCTGCTGTTCTGGGCGGGGGTGCTCTACTGGGCCCAGACGCAGGCCATCTCGCAGGTGCGGTTCGCCACCGCGTTCGTCGGCGGTATCCTGACCGTCTACGCGCTCAACGAGACGCGGCTCGCCATCGCCGACGGAGACTGGATCGACGGCGCCGTGTTGATCCCCGCGTCGCTGGCGCTGATGACCGCGTCGGCGTTCTTCGCGATCAACTTCCAGGACGTCTACCTCCAGCGCCAGGGGTACGCGCTCGAGCACGAGTACATGCTCGCGCGGCTCGTCGTCCTCTCGCTGATGTACCTCACGTGGCGCGAGTTCGGCAACGTGTTCCTCGGACTCATCTTCGCCGTGTTCGCGTACGCGATGTACGGGAACTACGTCCCGGGCGTGTTGGGGCACGCGGGGATGCAACAGGCGACGCTGCTGCAGGCGACGGTCACGGACCTGTACGGCTTCTACGGGAGCCTCACGCAGATCACGGCCTCGTGGATCGCGCCGTTCCTGCTGTACGCCGGCCTGCTGTTCGCGTACGGCGCGTTCGACCTGATCCTGCGGGTCGCCATCGTGGCCGCGAAGTACATCGAGTCCGGCATCGCTCAGACCGCCGTGCTCTCCTCGGCTGTCATCGGCTCGATCAACGGCTCATACACCGCTAACGCGGCGATGACGGGATCGTTCACCATCCCGACGATGCAGGAGGCCGGGATGGAGGGCCACCGCGCGGCCGGCATCGAGGCGGTCGCCTCGACCTCCGGGCAGGTGCTCCCGCCAGTGATGGGCGCGTCCGCGTTCGTGATGGCGTCGTACCTCGGCGTCCCGTACCTCGACATCGTCGTCGCCGGGCTCGTGCCGGCCGCGATCCTGGTCGTCTCCATCTCCATCGCGGTCCACTACCTCGCCATCGCCGACTCCAGCAGCCAGGACATGGAGTTCTCCGAGTTCTTCGACGAAGAGCTCTCGACGGAGAAGAAGATATTCGAGGCGCTCCGCTTCGGCGTCCCGTTCGCGCTGCTCATCTACCTGCTCGGGATCGTCCAGTACACGGTGATGACGTCCGCGCTGTACACGGTGGTCGCGATGATGGTCACCGGGGTGCTCATGCCGCCGCTCCAGCGGGTCGTGGACAGTTCGGGCACCAGCCCGGTCGGAGAGTTCGTCACGCAGGTGAAAAACACCGTTCACGGGATCCGGCGCGGCGCCATCATCCTGGCGCCGATCGCGATCATCCTGGTCGTCATCAGCGGCGTCGTGAACCTGTTCAGCACGACCGGCATCCCGGCGAAGATCGCGCTGCTGCTCATCAACATCTCGGGCGGCGTGCTGCTGTTCGCGGTGCTGCTCGGGATGGGCGTCGCCATCCTGATGGGCGTCGGCATGCCGACGGTCGCCGCGTACGTCATCGTGGCCATCCTCATCGTGCCGACCTTCGTCTCGGACTTCAACGTCGCGCCGATCACGGCCCACTACACGATGTTCTACGCGGCCATCCTCGCGGGGATCACGCCGCCGGTGGCGACCGCGGCGGTGATCGCGGCGGGGATCGCGGAGGCGAACTTCTGGCGGACCTGCGGCGCCGCGGTCCGGATCGCCGCGCCGCTGTTCGTTCTCCCGGTCGCGTTCGTCTACAACCCCGCCATGATCTCGATGGAACCCGGACTCGGCACGCTGTACGTCGGACTGCTCGTGCTGCTCGGCGCAGTGACGATCATCTACGGGCTGAACTACCCGTTCAAGATGCGCCCCGGACGGAAGCTCGGCGCGCGGGCCCTGCTCGCGACGCTCGGCGTCCTCATCATGACGTACCCGAGCGACGTCGCGAAGATCGCCGGGATCGCCGTCTTCGCCGCCGTCTTCGTGGCCGAGAAGGTGATGATCCGCGGTCTCAAGCTGCCGTTCGGCAGGGGGGCGAGCCAATGAGCGACGACGACTCTCCCGAGGCGGTCGCCGAGCAGTCCGCACAGCAGGCCGGCGGTCTCGGGGAGATCATCCCGGAGCCGCTGATGCCGGTGTGGAACCGGGTCGAGAAGGTGCAGGCGTTCCGCCGGACCCACGGCGAGAAGTACGTCGGCGCCCTCGAGCTGCTCACCGCGCTCGCGCTCACGGCCGGCTACGTCTGGTGGCTGCTCATCTTCCTCGAACTGCTGTGAACGGGCGCGCGACGTAGCGCCCCTCCGAACGCTTTTTTACTCGAACCACTCGGCCGCGCGCTCGACGTCCTGCGGGATGTGGTACTCCCGCTCGCAGACGTCGTCGAGGTACGAGCGCAGCTCGGGCGCGAATTCGGGGTGCGCGCAGCGCTCGATTATCAGCTCCGCGCGCTCGACCGGCGAGAGCCCGCGCACGTCGGCGACGCCCTGCTCGGTGACGAAGACGTCGACGTCGTGTTCCGTGTGGTCGACGTGGAACGTCTGCGGGACGACCCGCGAGACCGCGCCGTCGTCGAGCGCGGAGGGGAGCGCACACACCGTGATCAGCGAGTTCCGGTTGAAGTCGGCCGAGCCGCCGACGCCGTTTATCATGCGCTCGCCGCGGACGTGCGTGGAGTTGACGTTGCCGTAGAGGTCGAACTCGATGGCGCTGTTGACGCCGACCACGCCGAACTGGTCGATGAGCCCCGGGTGGTTGGAGACGTCGGCCGGCCGGAGCACCACGTCCTCGGCGTAGCGCTCGACGTCCTCGAAGAGGCGCTGTTGGCCCTCGTCGGTGAGCGCGAGCGACGTCGCGCTCGCGGCTTCCAGCCCGCCGGCGTCGAGCATGTCGAAGAGGCCGTCCTGGATGAGCTCGCCGAAGTACACCACCTCGCGGTCGCCGAAGTCGAGCGCCTGGAGCTCGCCCATCAGGGCGTTGCCGAGCGAGCCGACGCCGAACTGGAGGTGGACCGCGTCGTCGAAGACGGGGGACCGCTCCAGCTCCTCGCGGAGGAACGAGCCGAGGTTGGCGGCGATCGCGAGGTCGTCGTCGGTCGGGTCCCGGAAGGTGTACGTCGAGTCGGGGATCTCCGTCTCGACGACGCCCGCGAGCTTCTCGGGGTCGAACTCGACGTGTGGGGTGCCGATTCGCTCTCCGGGGTCGGAGAGGGGGATCGGTCCGCGGTCCGGCGGCGCGTCCGGTCGGTACACGTCGTGGAGCGCCTGCAGTTCGAGCGGCTGGTGGCGGTTTAATTCGACGTACAGCTCGTCGGCGGCCTCGACGAAGGCGGGCACCTGCCCGAGCGACGTGGAGGGAACGAACCAGTCCTCGCCGACCGCGACCGCCTCGACGACGGCGACGTCGGGGTCGACGAGCCCGCCGTACTGGACCTCGTCGCCGATCGAGGAGGCGTTGCGGTCGCTGAAGGCGATCTCGCGGGCGTCGGTCTTCTCGCGGGCGACCCGCGACGACTGGTAGGAGAACCGGCGCTCGACGGCCCCGGAGCCGACGAGATCGACGTCGATCTCGTCGCCGACCTTCCCGCTGGCGACCAGCGTGAGCGACAGGTCGCGGGGCGACTCCGCCAGCGCGAGCGGGATCGCCTTCGGGTAGCCGACGCTGCCGAAGCCGCTCGTGAGCACCGTCGCGTCGGCGTCGATCGCGGCGGCCGCCGTCTCCGCGTCGACGAGCGGGACGTCGCCGTGGAGCCGGCGCTCGACCGGCAGTCGGTCGGGTCCGCGGCTCATCGGTCGCCTCGGTCCGGGCGGGTGAAGCGTTCGCGAGTGGCGGGACGCTCGTGAGGAGCGATGCGACCGTCGATGACGGCCCGAGCGGGGCCGCCGCGAGTCGGGGGAGACGCGTTGGGTGTCATGGTCCTGAAAGCGGGACGCGCCGCGCGGAAGCGACGATTCCGTCGGCGGCGTCCGGCGAGTGGTGGTCCCAACGTCGGACGGCCGGGACTTAAACCGTCACCTTCGCTGCGAGCCGCTCCGCGATGTGCTCCCCGAACGGTAGCGAGGAGGTGAGCCCGGGGGAGACGGCGTTGAGGACGTGGACGGCGTCCTCGCGTTCGACGAACAGCGGGTCTTTCACCAGCTCGCCGTCGTCGCTCACGAGCTGCGCGCGGATCCCGGCGTAGCTCTTCTGTAAGTCCTCGGCGCGCACGTCGGGCACGAGCTTCTGGGAGGCCGCCGCGAACTTCTCCTTGCGATACGACTTGTTCAGCTCCGCCCACGCGACCGAGAGCATCAGCGGCGAGGAGAGCAGCCGCCGGAAGCCGCCGTAGGTGAGCGTCTCGAGCAGCTCGCGGGGGTCGACGTCGGTGTTGTCGTACGCCTCGCGACCGAACGCGAGCACCGCGTTCGGGCCGACGATCACCTTGCCGTCGGTGCGGCGGGTGTAGTGGACGCCGAGGAAGGGGAGCTCCGGGTTCGGCGTCGGGTAGATCATCGTCTCGCAGAGCTCGGCGCGCTCGGGGCGCACCTCGTAGTACTCGCCGCGGAACGGGACCACCTGGTACTCCTCGCCGACGCCGACCTGATGGGCCAGCGTGTCGGCGTGGAGCCCCGCGGCGTTGACCAGGTACGGGACCTCGAACCGGCCGTTACTCGTGTCGAGTCGGTACCCCTCGGCCGCCTCCTCGATCCGCGAGACCTCGTAGCCCGTGTAAATAGTGACCCCGAGCTCCCGGGCCTCGCGGGCGAGCGCGTAGACGTACTGCTCGGAGTCGACGGAGGCGGCCTCCGGAGCGTGGAGCGCGGCCTGTCCCTCGGCGTGCGGCTCGTGCGCGCGGATCGCCTCGCGGGAGTCGAGCAGCTCGTAGGCGACGCCGTTGGCCTCGGCCTGCTCGGCGAGGTCGTCGAGCCGCGCCTCCTCCTCGTCGTCCGTCGCGACGACGAGGACGCCCAGCTCCTCGCAGGGGACGTCGTGCTCCTCGCAGTAGGCCTTCATCCGGGCGGTCCCCTCGGTGGCGAACCGCGCCTTCTTCGAGTCCGGCGGGTAGTTGAACCCGGGGTGGAGCACCCCGGAGTTCCGGCCGCTCTGGTGCGAGGCGAGGTGGTGCTCCTTCTCTAAGACGGCGACGTCGAGGTCGGTGCGCTCGGCGAGGTGTTTGGCGACCGACAGCCCGACGCAGCCGCCGCCGACGATGGCGACGTCGTGGCGCATCATTTGGTGTCCGACGGATCCGGAGGCGGTGGGATATAGGTGCCGTTCGGGGCATACCGGAACGGGTTCGAGGCCCCGTTCGCGACCGGTCCCGCCGCGACCCGTCGAGGCCACGGTAACGCCTATGTCGCTGCCCGCCCGTGATACCGACGAATGACCGACACGGACGGCGGCCGTCGGAACAAGGTGGCGCGCCTCCTCGACGAGTACGACCTGGACGGCGTCGGCGACGAGCTGGAGGCGCGGTGGACGGCGACCGGCGACGACCACACGAGCCTGCGCGACCTCGCCGCCGAGTTCAACCGCAGGCTCGTCGAGGCCCGACTCGACGAGACCGGAGTGCGGCTGTCGGCGCGGGAGCTGGACGCGGTGGTGCGGTCGCTGACGGGCGACGACGTCGCCGTAGCCGACCGGACGCAGCTCCGCCGCCGGCTCGAACGCGAGGGCGTCGACGTCGACGCGCTCGACTGCGACGTGGTCACGTATCAGGCCGTCCGGAGCTACCTCCGGGACCACCGCGGCGCGGAGTACGAGCGCGACGGCGGCGACCGCGCGACGACCGCGGCCCGGGCGATCGGGAAGCTCCGCGGCCGGCTGGTCTCGGTCGCGGAGTCGAAGCTCCGGGGGCTCCGGAAGACCTCGGCGCTCACGCTCGGTGAGTTCCGGGTGCTGGTCGACGTGAGCGTGCTGTGTACGGACTGCGGCTCGCGGTACGGCGTCGCCGACCTGCTCTCGTCGGGCGGGTGCGACTGCGAGGCGTCGGAGTCGGCGGAAGTGGAGCCGCCGGAACCGGAGGAGTAGCTCGGCGGCGCTACAGGTCGTACTGCTCGCGGACCAGCCCGTCGAGGCCGCGCTCCTCCAGCACGTCAAGCGGCGCGAGCATGTCGAGCTGGACGACGCCCGGGAGCCGCCCGATCTGGACGCCGCCGGTGAACGTGCAGCGCCCGCGGACCTCGCCCTCGCTCATGTCGAGGAGCTTCGTCGCGCGGTCGAAGGCGTTCTGCGTGGCGTCGTTGACCGTGGCGCCGGAGCCGACCACCTGGATCGGCGCCATCTCCGTCTCCGTCTCGACGCCGTGTTCGGCCCCGAGCTCGCGGCCGGCCTCGCGCTCCGCCTCGGTGTACGGCGCGCTGATGAAGGGGAGGTCCTCCTCGTTCGGGAGCAGCACGGGGCCGTCGAGTTCGAGCCCCTCGATCACCTCGACGTCCATGGTGACGGTGCCGCTCACGTCGGTGGTGTGGAGGGAGAGCTCGCCGTCCCCCTGGTTCGCGTGGAGGTCGCCGACGTAGATCCCCGCGCCGTCGACGTCGACGGGGCAGATCAGCGTGGCGCCCGGGCGGACCTCGGGGATGTCCATGTGGCCGTCGGTGCGCTTCTCGAGGTCTTCTTCGGTCTCGACCCCGTAGTCGTGGTCGGCCCCGATGAGGCTCTGCCCGAAGTCGCCGGCGTTGTGGGAGTCGGGCATCGTCACCGACGGCGTCGTCCCGATGTTGCCGATAAAGGGCCGGAGGCGACCGAGCGTGCCGGGCATCCCGTCGGGCTCGTACAGCAGGATCGGGTGTTGCCGGGAGTTCTCGGGGATGTCCATCACCTCGTCGGCGTCGGTCGCGAGCTCGTGGGCGCCCTCCTTATCGAGCGTGACGCCGACCGCGTTCTCGTGGTCGAACGCGACGGTGTAGCCGTACTCGAAGCCGAACGAGGAGGCGTTGGCGCCGCAGTCGGCACAGCGGATCGCGTCCTCGCCGGTGCCCTCGACGACCGAGTCGGGCCAGGTCGTCCCGCACTCCGGGCAGCGGTGGTCGACGAACGGGTCGTCGCGGAACGCCTCCTCGCGCTCGGCCATCGACCCCGTGCTCGTCGCCATGCTCGTCACCTCCACGTCGCGGATGCGGATCGCGACGGCGTCGCCGACCTCGGCGCCCTCGACGCGGATCGGGCGCGTCACCTCGTGGCCGCCCCGGAACGAGGGGGTGACCATCGGTCCCCAACACCCGGGGGGCGTGTACGTCCGTATCGTCCCGCCGTCGGCGACGGTCCCGGCCCACTCCTGGTCGGGACCGACCAGCCCGAGCGTGTACTGGTCGACGTACAGCTCCTCTTCGATCTCTTGCTGTGACATAACACACCAGGGTACGTGACACACCGAAATAACGCTACTGCTCGCGGAACCGCGGCGGCGGTCGCGCGGAGAGAGAACGTTTCAAAACGGATAGCAAACGGGAGAATAGTCATTCCGAGACACAAAACGTCGGCGGCCCGGGATCCGAACGAGAATCTGAGCCGTACCGCCCGCTCGACGCGGTTAAAATGGGTTTCGGAGCGCTATTTTCGGCGAGATCGACGATGACCGGTGTGAGTCGGAGACACGAGCGTACGCGGGCCACGGCCTGGCAGAAGCGGCGTTCTCACCGAAACCGAGATGACGGCTGAGCTTTCGATTTCGAACAATGGTACAATTCGAAGAATACTCGAATGTCTTACGAATATCGGCGTCGGGGTCTGCGTGATGGCCCGACTACGCCGCGCGGTCGGCGGCGCCGTCGACCAGCTCCTCGGCGACGGTCGCGGCGTCCATCAGGGCCGGGTCGACAGCGAGGTCGGCGACGGTCGCGACGAACGCCGGCAGCGACCGCTCGGCGTACGTCACGACGAGGACGGACGGCTGCAGCTCCTTGGCGATCGGGATGCCGGTCGCCTCCTCGACGTCGGTGAGGACGAAGTAGTCGGCGTCGGCGATCCCGGCGTCGGAGAGCGCGTCGGCGGTGACGAGCCCCTCGATCCGGCGGACCTCGACGCCGAGGGCGGCGAGCTCCTCGCCGAGGCCGTGCTCGTCGGGGCCGGCGACGACGGCGATTTCGCCCTCGGCGCGACCGCCGTCGGGGCGAGCGGATTCGCCCGCCATCACTCGTACTCGATCGTCGCGGGCGGCTTGTGGGTCACGTCGTAGACGACGCGGGCGACGTTCTCGTTCTCGCCGGTGATCCGGCTCTGGATCCGCTGGAGCGTGCTCCAGTCGAGCTCCTGCGCCCGGGCGGTCATCCCGTCGCGGCTCTCGACCGAGCGCACGGCGACGACCCAGCCGTGGACGCGGTTGTCGCCCTTGACGCCGGTCGCCTTTCCGAGGACGGCGGCGAACGCCTGCCACGGGTCGTACTCCTCCAGCTCCTCCTCGACGACGTGGGTCGCCTCGCGGGCGACGGCGGCCTTCTCCGGCGTCACCTCGCCGACGATCCGGACGGCGAGGCCCGGGCCGGGGAACGGCATGCGCTCGGAGATGATCTCTTCGAGGCCGAGCTCGCGGGCGACCTCGCGGACCTCGTCCTTGTAGAGGTCGCGCACGGGCTCGACGATCCCCTCGAAGTCGACGACCTCGGGGAGCCCGCCGACGTTGTGGTGCGACTTGATGTTCCCCTCGGACTCGATGCGGTCCGGGTAGATCGTCCCCTGCACGAGGTAGTCGGCGTCGACGTCGCGGGCGACCGTCTCGAACTCGTCGATGAACCCCTCGCCGATGACGTGGCGCTTCTCCTCGGGGTCGGTGACGCCCGCCAGCCGCTCGAAGAAGCGGTCCTGGGCCTCGATCACCCGCAGCGACTCCATGAACGAGAAGGTGTCTCGGATCTCCTCGGTCTCCCCTTTCCG comes from the Halorubrum depositum genome and includes:
- a CDS encoding DUF7126 family protein; protein product: MAGESARPDGGRAEGEIAVVAGPDEHGLGEELAALGVEVRRIEGLVTADALSDAGIADADYFVLTDVEEATGIPIAKELQPSVLVVTYAERSLPAFVATVADLAVDPALMDAATVAEELVDGAADRAA
- a CDS encoding acetamidase/formamidase family protein, which encodes MSQQEIEEELYVDQYTLGLVGPDQEWAGTVADGGTIRTYTPPGCWGPMVTPSFRGGHEVTRPIRVEGAEVGDAVAIRIRDVEVTSMATSTGSMAEREEAFRDDPFVDHRCPECGTTWPDSVVEGTGEDAIRCADCGANASSFGFEYGYTVAFDHENAVGVTLDKEGAHELATDADEVMDIPENSRQHPILLYEPDGMPGTLGRLRPFIGNIGTTPSVTMPDSHNAGDFGQSLIGADHDYGVETEEDLEKRTDGHMDIPEVRPGATLICPVDVDGAGIYVGDLHANQGDGELSLHTTDVSGTVTMDVEVIEGLELDGPVLLPNEEDLPFISAPYTEAEREAGRELGAEHGVETETEMAPIQVVGSGATVNDATQNAFDRATKLLDMSEGEVRGRCTFTGGVQIGRLPGVVQLDMLAPLDVLEERGLDGLVREQYDL
- the guaA gene encoding glutamine-hydrolyzing GMP synthase; translation: MVETEAFIDEAITEIREAIGDANAVIALSGGVDSSVAATLAYEAVGDQLTPVYVDTGLMRKGETEEIRDTFSFMESLRVIEAQDRFFERLAGVTDPEEKRHVIGEGFIDEFETVARDVDADYLVQGTIYPDRIESEGNIKSHHNVGGLPEVVDFEGIVEPVRDLYKDEVREVARELGLEEIISERMPFPGPGLAVRIVGEVTPEKAAVAREATHVVEEELEEYDPWQAFAAVLGKATGVKGDNRVHGWVVAVRSVESRDGMTARAQELDWSTLQRIQSRITGENENVARVVYDVTHKPPATIEYE